A window of Streptomyces sp. SAI-127 contains these coding sequences:
- a CDS encoding alkaline phosphatase D family protein, whose translation MTSRQRSAESNSLSPRRRTVVKAAAATAVLAAPLAAALPARAADEAPAFLHGVASGDPLPDGILLWTRVTPTAEAVPGSGIGPDTEVGWVVAQDKAFTTVVAKGSVTATAASDHTVKADVRGLTPATEYWFRFSAGGTDSPAARTRTAPASDAAVANLRFGVVSCANWEAGYFSSYRHLAARGDLDAWLHLGDYIYEYGTGEYGTRDTVVRQHAPVHEILTLADYRTRHGKYKTDPDLQALHAVAPVVAIWDDHEFANDAWSGGAENHTEGAEGAWSARQAAAKQAYFEWMPVRTAIAGTTYRRLRFGKLADLSLLDLRSFRSQQVAVGNGSVDDPNRTITGRAQLDWLKAGLKSSDTTWRLVGNSVMISPFAIGALSADLLKPLAELLGLPKEGLALNTDQWDGYTDDRRELLAHLRSNAIRNTVFLTGDIHMAWANDVPVDAGTYPLSASAATEFVVTSVTSDNLDDILKVPEGTVTALAAPVIQVANRHVHWVDTDRHGYGVLDITAERAQMDYYVLSGKTKANATSAWARSYRTRSGTQKVERTYTPV comes from the coding sequence GTGACCAGTAGACAGAGATCAGCCGAGAGCAACTCCCTGTCCCCGCGCCGCCGTACGGTCGTCAAGGCCGCGGCGGCCACCGCTGTCCTCGCCGCCCCGCTCGCCGCCGCCCTGCCGGCCCGAGCCGCCGACGAGGCCCCCGCCTTCCTGCACGGCGTCGCCTCCGGCGACCCGCTCCCGGACGGCATCCTGCTGTGGACCCGGGTGACCCCCACCGCCGAGGCCGTGCCCGGTTCCGGCATCGGCCCGGACACCGAGGTCGGCTGGGTCGTCGCCCAGGACAAGGCCTTCACGACCGTCGTCGCCAAGGGGTCCGTCACCGCGACCGCCGCCTCCGACCACACCGTCAAGGCGGACGTCCGCGGCCTCACCCCCGCGACCGAGTACTGGTTCCGCTTCTCGGCGGGCGGCACCGACTCCCCGGCGGCGCGTACCCGCACCGCGCCGGCGTCGGACGCGGCCGTCGCGAACCTCCGCTTCGGCGTGGTCTCCTGCGCCAACTGGGAGGCGGGCTACTTCTCGTCGTACCGCCATCTCGCGGCCCGCGGCGACCTGGACGCCTGGCTGCACCTGGGCGACTACATCTACGAGTACGGCACCGGCGAGTACGGCACACGCGACACCGTCGTACGACAGCACGCGCCGGTCCACGAGATCCTCACCCTCGCCGACTACCGGACCCGGCACGGCAAGTACAAGACGGACCCGGACCTCCAGGCCCTGCACGCGGTCGCCCCGGTCGTCGCGATCTGGGACGACCACGAGTTCGCCAACGACGCCTGGTCGGGCGGTGCCGAGAACCACACCGAGGGCGCGGAGGGCGCCTGGTCGGCCCGTCAGGCAGCCGCCAAGCAGGCCTACTTCGAGTGGATGCCGGTGCGCACGGCGATCGCGGGCACCACCTACCGGCGGCTGCGGTTCGGCAAGCTCGCCGACCTCTCGCTGCTCGACCTGCGGTCCTTCCGCTCACAGCAGGTCGCCGTGGGCAACGGCTCGGTGGACGACCCGAACCGCACGATCACCGGCCGCGCCCAGCTGGACTGGCTCAAGGCGGGGCTGAAGTCCTCCGACACGACCTGGCGGCTGGTCGGCAACTCCGTGATGATCTCGCCGTTCGCGATCGGGGCGCTCTCCGCCGACCTGTTGAAGCCGCTCGCCGAGCTGCTGGGCCTGCCGAAGGAGGGCCTCGCCCTCAACACCGACCAGTGGGACGGCTACACGGACGACCGCCGCGAGCTGCTGGCCCACCTGCGCTCCAACGCCATCCGCAACACCGTCTTCCTGACCGGCGACATCCACATGGCGTGGGCCAACGACGTGCCGGTGGACGCCGGCACCTACCCGCTGTCGGCCTCCGCCGCCACGGAGTTCGTCGTCACCTCGGTGACCTCCGACAACCTCGACGACATCCTGAAGGTCCCCGAGGGCACGGTCACCGCGCTCGCCGCGCCGGTCATCCAGGTCGCCAACCGGCACGTCCACTGGGTCGACACCGACCGCCACGGCTACGGCGTCCTCGACATCACCGCCGAACGGGCGCAGATGGACTACTACGTCCTGTCCGGCAAGACCAAGGCGAACGCGACCTCCGCCTGGGCGCGTTCGTACCGCACGCGGAGCGGCACACAGAAGGTCGAGCGGACGTACACCCCCGTCTAG
- a CDS encoding dienelactone hydrolase family protein: protein MNIMLFHSTYGLGPAVRQAADRLREAGHEVWTPDLFEGRTFETVEEGMAFNAEIGKDELLKRAVLAAAPYSERGLVYAGFSLGASIAQTLALGDEKARGLLLLHGTSDIAPNATADELPVQLHVAEPDPFETDDWLSAWYLQMGRTGADVEIYRYAGAGHLYTDPGLPDYDEEAAEATWRVALGFLESL from the coding sequence ATGAACATCATGCTCTTTCACTCGACCTACGGCCTCGGGCCCGCCGTCCGTCAGGCCGCCGACCGGCTGCGGGAGGCCGGCCACGAGGTGTGGACGCCGGACCTCTTCGAGGGGCGCACGTTCGAGACGGTCGAGGAGGGCATGGCCTTCAACGCCGAGATCGGCAAGGACGAGCTGCTCAAGCGGGCCGTCCTGGCCGCCGCGCCCTACTCCGAGCGCGGTCTCGTCTACGCCGGTTTCTCGCTCGGCGCCTCGATCGCGCAGACCCTCGCCCTCGGCGACGAGAAGGCCCGCGGCCTGCTGCTCCTGCACGGCACGTCGGACATCGCGCCGAACGCGACCGCGGACGAGCTGCCGGTCCAACTGCACGTGGCCGAGCCGGACCCCTTCGAGACCGACGACTGGCTGAGCGCCTGGTATCTCCAGATGGGCCGCACCGGCGCCGATGTCGAGATCTACCGATATGCCGGGGCCGGTCATCTCTACACCGACCCCGGCCTCCCGGACTACGACGAGGAGGCCGCCGAGGCCACCTGGCGGGTGGCCCTCGGCTTCCTGGAGTCGCTCTAG
- a CDS encoding DUF2252 domain-containing protein, producing the protein MSVPQLNDEHRGEEILAVFDTAFGELLAADPAAFRVKFRKMAASAFAFYRGTACLFYHDLDAEKRGGPYLDERTSRVWIHGDLHAENFGTYLDANGRLIFNVNDFDEAYVGPFTWDLKRFAASVALIGYAKALGDEQITELVEVYAGAYRERIHALATGAKSDEVPPFTLDTAQGPLLDALRDARALTRFGLLESMTEIRDFERRFAPGGGSIELDAATRYKVLAAFDGYLETLPEASLSRPDSYRVKDVVGRRGIGIGSAGLPSYNILLEGHTDALENDVVIYIKQAQTPAVSRHITDPAIRDYFQHEGHRTVISQRALQQHADPWLGWTELGGAGQLVAEISPYAVDLDWGDIDDPEEIAAVVADLGRATATMHAAADDTSGESLVPFSTERAIDAAIAADEDGFAALLVDFAHSYGARARADHQTFVDLFRNGRIPGL; encoded by the coding sequence ATGTCGGTTCCGCAGCTCAACGACGAGCACCGCGGCGAGGAGATCCTCGCTGTCTTCGACACCGCCTTCGGCGAGCTCCTGGCCGCCGACCCGGCAGCGTTCCGCGTGAAGTTCCGGAAGATGGCGGCCTCCGCGTTCGCGTTCTACCGGGGTACGGCGTGCCTCTTCTACCACGACCTGGACGCGGAGAAGAGGGGCGGCCCGTACCTCGACGAGCGCACCTCGCGCGTGTGGATCCACGGCGACCTGCACGCGGAGAACTTCGGCACCTACCTGGACGCCAACGGCCGGCTGATCTTCAACGTCAACGACTTCGACGAGGCGTACGTCGGCCCCTTCACCTGGGACCTCAAGCGCTTCGCCGCCTCCGTCGCGCTGATCGGGTACGCCAAGGCCCTCGGCGACGAGCAGATCACCGAACTGGTGGAGGTGTACGCGGGCGCGTACCGCGAGCGGATCCACGCCCTGGCCACCGGCGCCAAGAGCGACGAGGTGCCGCCCTTCACCCTGGACACCGCCCAGGGCCCCCTCCTGGACGCGCTGCGCGACGCCCGCGCCCTGACCCGCTTCGGCCTCCTGGAGTCGATGACGGAGATCCGCGACTTCGAGCGCCGCTTCGCGCCGGGCGGCGGCTCCATCGAGCTGGACGCGGCCACCCGCTACAAGGTGCTGGCGGCCTTCGACGGCTATCTGGAGACCCTCCCGGAGGCCTCCCTGTCCCGCCCGGACTCCTACCGCGTCAAGGACGTCGTCGGCCGCCGCGGCATCGGCATCGGATCGGCCGGTCTGCCGTCGTACAACATCCTGCTCGAGGGGCACACCGACGCCCTGGAGAACGACGTCGTGATCTACATCAAGCAGGCCCAGACCCCGGCCGTCTCCCGGCACATCACCGACCCGGCGATCCGCGACTACTTCCAGCACGAGGGCCACCGCACGGTGATCTCCCAGCGCGCCCTCCAGCAGCACGCCGACCCGTGGCTCGGCTGGACCGAGCTGGGCGGCGCGGGCCAGCTGGTCGCCGAGATCTCGCCGTACGCCGTGGATTTGGACTGGGGCGACATCGACGACCCGGAGGAGATCGCGGCGGTCGTCGCCGACCTCGGGCGGGCCACGGCCACCATGCACGCGGCGGCGGACGACACCTCAGGGGAGTCCCTGGTGCCCTTCTCCACCGAGCGGGCCATCGACGCGGCGATCGCGGCGGACGAGGACGGCTTCGCGGCTCTCCTGGTCGACTTCGCGCACAGCTACGGCGCACGCGCGCGTGCCGACCACCAGACCTTCGTCGACCTCTTCCGCAACGGCCGGATTCCGGGTCTGTGA
- a CDS encoding SDR family oxidoreductase, with protein MARNVIISGGGTGIGLAAAQVFAAEGDRVLLLGRRAEVLEKAGVPGALTYAADLGDVDEVRGVVGFVERELGTVDLLIHSAGGTGQLEPPVDSSDPLDAVAHNWTVNFRLNLLTAALLTEGLKERLASPGGRVLFVSSIAAYRGSGSGAYGAAKAGLHPYAHDLARELGPRRITANVVAPGYIEDTEFFGGAIDPARRERLIGDTSTGRAGTPGDVAATLHWLASPGAGHVTSQVVQVNGGAERGH; from the coding sequence ATGGCTCGCAACGTGATAATCAGCGGTGGCGGTACGGGAATCGGACTCGCGGCGGCGCAGGTGTTCGCCGCGGAAGGGGACCGGGTGCTGCTGCTCGGCCGGCGTGCCGAGGTGCTCGAGAAGGCCGGGGTGCCCGGCGCGCTGACGTACGCCGCCGATCTCGGTGACGTCGACGAGGTGCGCGGGGTCGTCGGCTTCGTGGAGCGTGAACTCGGGACCGTGGACTTGCTGATCCACAGCGCCGGGGGCACCGGGCAGCTCGAGCCGCCCGTCGACAGCTCCGATCCCCTCGATGCCGTCGCGCACAACTGGACCGTGAACTTCCGGCTCAATCTGCTGACCGCGGCGCTGCTCACCGAGGGGTTGAAGGAGCGGCTCGCCTCACCGGGCGGGCGGGTGCTGTTCGTGAGTTCCATCGCCGCGTACCGGGGGTCCGGGAGCGGGGCGTACGGGGCGGCGAAGGCCGGGCTGCATCCGTACGCCCACGATCTCGCGCGGGAGTTGGGGCCGCGCCGGATCACCGCGAATGTGGTCGCGCCGGGGTACATCGAGGACACCGAGTTCTTCGGCGGGGCCATCGATCCCGCTCGGCGGGAACGGCTCATCGGTGACACGTCGACGGGGCGGGCGGGGACGCCCGGGGATGTCGCCGCCACGCTGCACTGGCTGGCTTCGCCGGGTGCGGGACATGTGACTTCGCAGGTCGTGCAGGTCAACGGTGGGGCCGAGCGGGGACATTGA
- the dnaE gene encoding DNA polymerase III subunit alpha: MSKPPFTHLHVHTQYSMLDGAARLKDMFDACNEMGMTHIAMSDHGNLHGAYDFFHSAKKAGVTPIIGIEAYVAPESRRNKRKIRWGQPHQKRDDVSGSGGYTHKTIWAANKTGLHNLFKLSSDAYAEGWLQKWPRMDKETISQWSEGLIASTGCPSGELQTRLRLGQFDEALKSAAEYQDIFGKDRYFLELMDHGIEIEHRVRDGLLEIGKKLGIPPLVTNDSHYTYAHEATAHDALLCIQTGKNLSDPDRFKFDGTGYYLKSTDEMYAVDSSDAWQEGCRNTLLVAEQVDTEGMFEAKNLMPKFDIPEGYTEVTWFKEEVRRGMERRFPGGIPEDRQRQAEYEMDVIIQMGFPGYFLVVADFIMWAKNNGIAVGPGRGSAAGSIVAYAMGITDLDPIPHGLIFERFLNPERVSMPDVDIDFDERRRVEVIRYVTEKYGADKVAMIGTYGKIKAKNAIKDSARVLGYPYAMGDRLTKAMPADVLGKGIDLNGITDPSHPRYSEAGEIRSMYENEPDVKKVIDTAKGVEGLVRQMGVHAAGVIMSSEPIVDHAPIWVRHTDGVTITQWDYPQCESLGLLKMDFLGLRNLTIMDDAIKMVKANKGIDLEMLALPLDDPKTFELLCRGETLGVFQFDGGPMRSLLRQMQPDNFEDISAVSALYRPGPMGMNSHINYAERKNGRQEITPIHKELEEPLQEVLAVTYGLIVYQEQVQKAAQIIAGYSLGEADILRRVMGKKKPDELAKNFTIFQAGAKKNGYSDEAIQALWDVLVPFAGYAFNKAHSAAYGLVSYWTAYLKANYPAEYMAALLTSVKDDKDKSAVYLNECRRMRIKVLPPNVNESEHNFAAQGDDVILFGLEAVRNVGTNVVESIIRSRKAKGKYASFPDYLDKVEAVACNKRTTESLIKAGAFDTMGHTRKGLTAHFDSMIDNVVAVKRKEAEGQFDLFGGMGDEDTSEPGFGLDVEFTTEEWDKTYLLAQEREMLGLYVSDHPLFGLEHVLSDKADAGIAQLTGGEHSDGAVVTIGGIISGLQRKMTKQGNAWAIATVEDLAGSIECMFFPATYQLVSTQLVEDAVVFVKGRLDKREDVPRLVAMELQVPDLSNAGTNAPVILTIPALKVTPPMVSRLGEILSHHKGESEVRIRLQGPSKTTVLRLDRHRVKPDPALFGDLKVLLGPSCLAG; encoded by the coding sequence GTGTCAAAGCCGCCGTTCACGCACCTGCACGTCCACACCCAGTACTCGATGCTGGACGGTGCCGCGCGGCTCAAGGACATGTTCGACGCGTGCAACGAGATGGGCATGACCCATATCGCCATGTCCGACCACGGCAACCTGCACGGGGCGTACGACTTCTTCCACTCTGCGAAGAAGGCCGGGGTCACCCCGATCATCGGGATCGAGGCATATGTCGCGCCCGAGTCCCGGCGCAACAAGCGCAAGATCCGCTGGGGGCAGCCGCACCAGAAGCGGGACGACGTCTCGGGTTCGGGTGGTTACACCCACAAGACGATCTGGGCGGCGAACAAGACCGGCCTGCACAACCTCTTCAAGCTCTCCTCGGACGCGTACGCCGAGGGCTGGCTGCAGAAGTGGCCCCGCATGGACAAGGAGACCATCTCCCAGTGGTCCGAGGGGCTCATCGCCTCCACCGGCTGCCCCTCCGGCGAGCTCCAGACCCGGCTGCGCCTCGGCCAGTTCGACGAGGCGCTGAAGTCCGCCGCCGAGTACCAGGACATCTTCGGCAAGGACCGCTACTTCCTGGAGCTGATGGACCACGGCATCGAGATCGAGCACCGGGTCCGCGACGGCCTTCTGGAGATCGGCAAGAAGCTCGGCATCCCCCCGCTGGTCACCAACGACTCGCACTACACGTACGCGCACGAGGCGACCGCCCACGACGCCCTGCTGTGCATCCAGACCGGCAAGAACCTCTCCGATCCGGACCGCTTCAAGTTCGACGGCACCGGCTACTACCTGAAGTCCACGGACGAGATGTACGCCGTCGACTCCTCGGACGCCTGGCAGGAAGGCTGCCGCAACACGCTCCTGGTGGCCGAACAGGTCGACACCGAGGGCATGTTCGAGGCCAAGAACCTCATGCCGAAGTTCGACATCCCCGAGGGCTACACCGAGGTCACCTGGTTCAAGGAGGAGGTCCGCCGCGGCATGGAGCGCCGCTTCCCGGGCGGCATCCCCGAGGACCGCCAGCGGCAGGCCGAGTACGAGATGGACGTCATCATCCAGATGGGGTTCCCGGGTTACTTCCTCGTGGTCGCCGACTTCATCATGTGGGCCAAGAACAACGGCATCGCCGTCGGCCCCGGCCGAGGCTCCGCGGCCGGCTCGATCGTCGCCTACGCCATGGGCATCACCGACCTCGACCCGATCCCGCACGGTCTGATCTTCGAGCGGTTCCTCAACCCCGAGCGCGTCTCCATGCCCGATGTCGACATCGACTTCGACGAGCGCAGGCGCGTCGAGGTGATCCGGTACGTGACCGAGAAGTACGGCGCCGACAAGGTCGCCATGATCGGCACGTACGGCAAGATCAAGGCGAAGAACGCCATCAAGGACTCCGCGCGCGTGCTGGGGTACCCGTACGCGATGGGCGACAGGCTCACCAAGGCGATGCCGGCCGACGTCCTCGGCAAGGGCATCGACCTGAACGGCATCACCGACCCCTCGCACCCCCGCTACAGCGAGGCCGGCGAGATCAGGTCGATGTACGAGAACGAACCGGACGTGAAGAAGGTCATCGACACCGCCAAGGGCGTCGAGGGCCTGGTCCGGCAGATGGGTGTGCACGCGGCCGGCGTGATCATGTCCAGCGAACCCATCGTCGACCACGCCCCGATCTGGGTGCGCCACACCGACGGCGTGACCATCACCCAGTGGGACTACCCGCAGTGCGAGTCGCTCGGCCTGCTGAAGATGGACTTCCTGGGCCTGCGCAACCTCACGATCATGGACGACGCCATCAAGATGGTGAAGGCCAACAAGGGCATCGACCTGGAGATGCTCGCCCTGCCGCTGGACGACCCCAAGACCTTCGAACTGCTCTGCCGCGGTGAGACCCTCGGTGTCTTCCAGTTCGACGGCGGCCCGATGCGCTCGCTGCTCCGCCAGATGCAGCCCGACAACTTCGAGGACATCTCCGCCGTCTCGGCCCTCTACCGGCCGGGCCCGATGGGTATGAACTCCCACATCAACTACGCCGAGCGCAAGAACGGCCGCCAGGAGATCACGCCGATCCACAAGGAGCTGGAGGAGCCCCTCCAAGAGGTCCTCGCGGTCACCTACGGCCTGATCGTCTACCAGGAGCAGGTGCAGAAGGCCGCGCAGATCATCGCCGGCTACTCGCTCGGCGAGGCCGACATCCTGCGCCGCGTCATGGGCAAGAAGAAGCCCGACGAACTGGCGAAGAACTTCACCATCTTCCAGGCCGGCGCCAAGAAGAACGGCTACAGCGACGAGGCGATCCAGGCCCTGTGGGACGTCCTGGTCCCCTTCGCCGGCTATGCCTTCAACAAGGCGCACTCCGCCGCGTACGGACTGGTCTCCTACTGGACCGCGTACCTCAAGGCCAACTACCCGGCCGAGTACATGGCCGCGCTGCTCACCTCGGTGAAGGACGACAAGGACAAGTCGGCGGTCTACCTCAACGAGTGCCGCCGCATGCGCATCAAGGTGCTCCCGCCGAACGTCAACGAGTCGGAGCACAACTTCGCCGCCCAGGGCGACGACGTCATCCTCTTCGGGCTCGAAGCCGTGCGCAACGTCGGTACGAACGTGGTCGAGTCGATCATCCGCAGCCGCAAGGCCAAGGGGAAGTACGCCTCCTTCCCCGACTACCTCGACAAGGTCGAGGCGGTCGCCTGCAACAAGCGCACCACGGAGTCGCTGATCAAGGCGGGCGCGTTCGACACGATGGGGCACACCCGCAAGGGCCTCACCGCGCACTTCGACTCGATGATCGACAACGTGGTCGCGGTCAAGCGCAAGGAGGCGGAGGGCCAGTTCGACCTCTTCGGCGGGATGGGGGACGAGGACACCAGCGAGCCCGGCTTCGGCCTGGACGTGGAGTTCACCACCGAGGAGTGGGACAAGACCTATCTGCTCGCACAGGAGCGGGAGATGCTCGGTCTGTACGTCTCCGACCACCCGCTCTTCGGCCTGGAGCACGTGCTGTCCGACAAGGCCGACGCGGGCATCGCCCAGCTCACCGGCGGTGAGCACTCCGACGGCGCGGTCGTCACCATCGGCGGCATCATCTCGGGCCTCCAGCGCAAGATGACCAAGCAGGGCAACGCCTGGGCGATCGCCACCGTCGAGGACCTCGCCGGTTCCATCGAGTGCATGTTCTTCCCGGCGACCTACCAGCTGGTGTCGACGCAACTCGTCGAGGACGCCGTGGTGTTCGTCAAGGGCCGCCTCGACAAGCGCGAGGACGTACCCCGGCTGGTCGCGATGGAGCTCCAGGTCCCCGACCTGTCCAACGCGGGCACCAACGCTCCCGTGATCCTCACCATCCCGGCGCTGAAGGTGACCCCGCCGATGGTCAGCAGGCTCGGCGAGATCCTCAGCCACCACAAGGGGGAGAGCGAGGTCCGCATCCGGCTCCAGGGCCCCAGCAAGACCACGGTCCTGCGGCTGGACCGGCACCGCGTGAAGCCGGATCCGGCGCTCTTCGGGGACCTGAAGGTGCTGCTCGGACCGTCCTGCCTGGCGGGCTGA
- a CDS encoding mechanosensitive ion channel domain-containing protein, whose translation MENVLRPLIVVGGSLLLTLVIGWATDLLLRKADARHSETPMWGLLRRGRIPYQLVLCAAMLRGSYDETKLLERHRAGIGQTLTLVLIGAAAWLVIRIAAAIVETTYTRYARVHRDPARVRRVRTQVTLIMRVVAATVGVVAVAAMLLTFPAMRAAGASLLASAGILGIVAGVAAQSTLSNMFAGLQIAFGDMVRIGDTVVVDGEWGTVEEITLTFLTVRTWDERRITMPVSYFTSKPFENWSRGTPQMTGIVFWHVDHTAPVELMRERLRDILRDCTAWDGRAYGLDVTDTTPNTMQVRALVTAKDADDIWTVRVTVREQMIRWLADHHPYALPRVSTADAVVLQRGGSSSNGNGTAPRRAHETPRTGRG comes from the coding sequence ATGGAGAACGTACTCCGGCCACTGATCGTGGTCGGTGGCTCGTTGCTGCTCACCTTGGTGATCGGCTGGGCCACCGACCTTCTGCTGCGCAAGGCCGACGCACGCCACAGCGAGACCCCGATGTGGGGCCTGCTGCGCCGTGGCCGCATCCCCTACCAGCTCGTGCTGTGCGCGGCCATGCTCAGAGGGTCGTACGACGAGACGAAGCTGCTGGAGCGGCACCGTGCCGGTATCGGGCAGACGCTGACGCTGGTCCTCATCGGGGCGGCCGCCTGGCTGGTGATCCGGATCGCCGCCGCGATAGTGGAGACGACGTACACCCGCTACGCGCGCGTGCACCGCGACCCCGCCCGGGTGCGGCGGGTCCGCACCCAGGTCACGCTGATCATGCGGGTGGTCGCCGCGACCGTCGGGGTGGTGGCCGTGGCCGCGATGCTGCTGACGTTCCCCGCGATGCGCGCGGCCGGTGCCTCGCTGCTGGCCTCCGCCGGAATCCTCGGCATCGTCGCCGGTGTCGCCGCCCAGTCGACGCTCAGCAACATGTTCGCCGGGCTGCAGATCGCCTTCGGTGACATGGTGCGCATCGGCGACACCGTGGTGGTGGACGGCGAGTGGGGCACGGTCGAGGAGATCACACTGACCTTCCTGACGGTACGGACCTGGGACGAGCGCCGGATCACCATGCCGGTGTCGTACTTCACCTCGAAGCCGTTCGAGAACTGGTCACGCGGCACCCCGCAGATGACGGGCATCGTCTTCTGGCACGTCGATCACACGGCTCCGGTGGAGCTGATGCGCGAGCGGCTGCGGGACATCCTGCGCGACTGTACGGCCTGGGACGGCCGCGCCTACGGCCTCGACGTCACCGACACCACCCCGAACACCATGCAGGTACGGGCCCTGGTGACGGCCAAGGACGCCGACGACATCTGGACGGTACGGGTCACGGTCCGCGAGCAGATGATCCGCTGGCTGGCCGACCATCACCCGTACGCCCTGCCCCGGGTCAGCACGGCGGACGCGGTCGTACTGCAACGCGGCGGCTCCTCCTCCAACGGCAACGGCACGGCCCCCCGCCGAGCCCACGAGACCCCACGGACGGGGCGGGGCTGA
- a CDS encoding thioredoxin domain-containing protein has translation MSKRNSQASKTAARERLRQERERQAKRDKVKRQVIVACSVVGVLAIAGGIGYAVVQNNKPSYWEEAKNDKLVKPANSTGTNGTTVVIGKSTAKKTLVMYEDPRCPVCAQFEQTVGSTVDKDVEDGKFKIQYVGASFLDGNLGGEGSKNGLSALGAALNVSPEAFLKYKTAMYTTKWHPAEDTDKFKDDAYLIKIAQTVPELKDNKTFQNAVKNGTYDKWALDMSEKFNKDGVTGTPTLKMDGKTLTGSDGKSAPMTVADFNTALEAALKA, from the coding sequence ATGAGCAAGCGGAACAGCCAGGCCTCGAAGACCGCCGCCCGTGAGCGGCTGCGGCAGGAGCGCGAGCGCCAGGCCAAGCGCGACAAGGTCAAGCGGCAGGTCATCGTCGCCTGTTCCGTCGTCGGCGTCCTGGCGATAGCCGGCGGCATCGGCTACGCGGTCGTCCAGAACAACAAGCCCAGCTACTGGGAAGAGGCGAAGAACGACAAGCTCGTCAAGCCGGCCAACAGCACGGGCACCAACGGCACGACGGTCGTCATCGGAAAGAGCACCGCCAAGAAGACCCTCGTCATGTACGAGGACCCGCGCTGCCCCGTCTGCGCCCAGTTCGAGCAGACCGTCGGCTCGACCGTCGACAAGGACGTCGAGGACGGCAAGTTCAAGATCCAGTACGTCGGCGCCAGCTTCCTCGACGGCAACCTCGGCGGCGAGGGCTCCAAGAACGGCCTCAGCGCGCTCGGCGCGGCGCTGAACGTCAGCCCCGAGGCGTTCCTGAAGTACAAGACCGCGATGTACACCACGAAGTGGCACCCCGCCGAGGACACCGACAAGTTCAAGGACGACGCCTACCTCATCAAGATCGCGCAGACCGTCCCGGAGCTGAAGGACAACAAGACCTTCCAGAACGCCGTGAAGAACGGCACCTACGACAAGTGGGCCCTGGACATGTCCGAGAAGTTCAACAAGGACGGCGTGACCGGCACCCCGACCCTGAAGATGGACGGCAAGACGCTGACCGGTTCCGACGGCAAGAGCGCGCCGATGACGGTCGCCGACTTCAACACGGCGCTCGAGGCGGCCCTGAAGGCCTGA